The sequence below is a genomic window from Cryptomeria japonica unplaced genomic scaffold, Sugi_1.0 HiC_scaffold_221, whole genome shotgun sequence.
AAGCGAGAAAGAAGATGCAATAGATCAACTGTAACAAATTCATACCAACAAATATTTATATCTTCATacatattcaataaaaaataacaTCCTATGCAATTTTCAAGTACCTCCCTCCCTTGTCACTCTCTCCTCTACAAAATCCAACTTACCAATTAGTATAATTATGTATGACGTGTCCAATATTGTAATTACAGATATTTTATGTTTATATCCCTGAAATGTCCAAGATGCCTTTATTCAAAGGTTATATGGAAAACAACTTCGAATAAAGGTCACCTTTGTTTGAGAGAACCTTTCATTTGAAGGTGTTATTTTATTGATTTGGAAACATTCAAATAATACTTCCAAATGAaactattattaaaataatatatcaaaAAGGTAGTAAAATAAACTTGACAATTTTGCTTTCACATTTTGTAGGATTTCTCTCCTCTCTCCTAATTTTCTCTTTATATATCTCCATCTATATCTCTTTTATGTGTCTCTCTTTCTATATTTCCATTTTCATGTTGAATGGATTTTAAGAACAACAAactgaagaaaaataaaatataaaatttatagtaAAGAGGTACCTTCTCTTCAAAAGAACAAGCTAGATCTACTTTCATAGCCTTTTTTTTCTAAGAGTTTCTTTTATATATAAGTAATTTCTAATACATTTAGATCATGTATATCTTGATAGATAAAATTCTtctaatgaaatatttttcaaGAAACCAATGAATCATATTTTAGCACAATAAAAACTATGAACATTTCAGCTTATTGCAAGAGAGACTCATTTCTACGATCACAAAATCAAATTATTATCATGTTCAAACTAAAAATACTTTGAAAAATTCAACTCTATGCTAAAAAATCACTTAAAAGTAACTCTCATTGAAtcctttcaatttccattgtagaATTCCTCTCAACATTAATTACATAGTttcataattttattattattataaataattatttgtatataaatatcaatataattaataaatatttcaattgtgatatAAATAAagctaaatattaatattaattaattttatattaattaaatgcaTTTAAGACAATTAATTGTTCCATaacttatatttatttttttaaatttaattttaactaAAATCATTtgtttaataataaaaatatcttAACATCGTCTTGTTAAAGGCATTGGGGGTGTTGATACCATTAAAAAGAGATGGGAAACAAAATGAGTTGCCCCCCAAAGTGAGTGGTATAAACTAAATTTCAATGGAGCGACATGTAGCAATCTTGGGACATCGGGTGTATGTTGTGTAATTAGAGATTAGGAGGGTTTAATTAAAAGGGAAGTCTCTAGACCTTTGGCAAAAGGGACTAATAATGAACCTAAAATACAAGCATTCATAATCAACACGTGGCTATCTAGCCAACTAAAAAGCAACTCATAAAGaagagttttcaaaaaaaaaaaaaagtgtctccTTTGTATGGGTTGCTTTTTAGTCGGTTGGATACACCTTTCCATAATCAACCTCTAATTGAAACTAAAACGTGGTTTATCAAAGCTTAAAATTGAAGGTGATTTGACATTGGTGATAAATGTTATTCAAACAAAAAAAACTACACAGTTGGAAGTTAGAGACTCTATTTAATGAAGCTAGGCATTTGATGGCGCATTTCATAGAGTTCACAATGAAACATGTTTACCAAGAATCCAACGAAGCATTGACTCACTTTCCAATAGAACTATTACTAGTAGGTTCTAATTATGAAGCTGATAGAATACATCAGCCCCATATTGTACATTATAAGACCACTGTATTATGTCGGCCCCGTAAATGACACCTCACTAGTGAGGATAGATGTCACATCAGCAAGTACACCCACTAAGCATTAATTTAAGAAGACATGGATTTTACTTAATACGATAGGTGTCAAAGTTTGCTTATGTGAGCATCATCCAATCAAACGGGGCTAGAGTGGTGGAGAATGTCCTTTCAAATTATGATCACAACTTCATCTTTTCACCTTCTCTATACTATGAGTTGGCCCGTATTATAATGTTGAGTCTCCCACCTCCAAATAATTATGATAATATTAGTGACCTTATAAAAGAATTTATGTAACTTCAAAACCCATATCTTATTTAATGAGATTTGACAAGGTTTGTCTATAAGAAGACGACGACAAAGTGTCCACATAAGACAATTACTTACCGACTCTGCTCTATGATTTGACCCCCACCTTTGAAGACGCCCTCGTGTTTCACATTGACTCGGTGATAAATTACTACCGTTGAATTTGAACTATAAAAAATTCTAAgcatgaagcatagaatgtgatacAAATACAAATTCTAAGTGACGTTTCTACTTCAGCCTAGAAGTTCTTTCCGTCGCTAACAATTTAGAGATGGAAAAGAGGGAAAAATCATGGAAAACTCTTTTCTTTGCACTTACAGTGTTTTCTCAACTGAAGAGCTATGGTGCTGCAATCGACGCTGGAGATACTCTTTCGTTGGGTGCCTCGCTTACTGGAACTCAGACAATAATTTCACAGAATGGCACATTTGAGTTGGGATTCTTCAGCCCAAATGGAAGCAACTGGTATATCGGAATCTGGTATGCCAAAATACCAGAGAAGACGATTGTCTGGGTTGGCTAACAGGGAGACTCCCGCCAGAAACAGGTCTGGCGTTTTGAAGCTGTCACGAGAAGGTAATCTGGTATTGTTTGATGCAGAGGGCGCGTCTATCCGGTCAGTCAACACAACAAAAAAGGCCTCCCGGGCTGTGATAATAGATTCTGGTAATTTTTTAATGCTGAAAGATGACAATAAATATGAAACTGTTTGGCAGAGTTTCGACAATCCTGTAAATACATGGTTGCCAGGGATGAGGTTTGGTGGACAGCAAAAGCTAGTCTCTTGGAAAAACCCAatggatcccactcctggccttttcTCCTTCCGCGCGGATCCGTCTGGGGCCAAGCAATTCGTGTTGACATGGAACAAATCTATACAGTACTGGGAAACCGGAACTTGGGACGGCAAAATTTTCAGTAAACTTCTAGAAATGGCAAACTTGGACAAGGGCGTCCATGTAAGGGCTGAAAGTAGAAACTCTGGTTTTTATACCAGTATTACATTGTTGCCTGAAATCAATGTTCTCCCACGTTTCGTCCTAACCAATTTAGGAGGACTGCAAATAAATGCTATTATTAGGGGCAGTAAATGGAACACATTCTGGTCTCAGCCCGCAGATGCATGCGCCGTATATGGTCTCTGTGGTGCTTATGGAACCTGCAACTCCAACAATCTTCACTTTTGCAGCTGCGTGGAAGGCTTCGCGCCCACAGACAATGGTGCCTGGGATTCCCAAGACTGGGGATCCAGTGGCTGTGTTCGACAGAGCCCATTAAACTGCGATGCCAAAAATGGCAGCACTGACAGATTCGTCGACCTTAATGTGACGTTGCCTAATGATTACACTTCCTCATAGTCTGCACCAACAAAGAAAGATTGCCAGAAACTCTGCTTCCGCAACTGCTCATGCACTGCATTTACTTTCAGTCCGCCTTCAGGGCCTTGCCAACTCCGGTCAGGAGATGTGCTAAACATGCGCAACTCTCCTCCGTCGAAAAGCAGTTCAAATGTTTCCATCCGAGTAGGTGCTTCTGAACTTCCAACGAAACGCAAAAGCACAACTATTGTCGGCACAGTGCTTGGTATTGTTAGTGCTCTCGCCGTTGCTTTGGGTATCTTTTCAGTTTTCATCTGGCGAAGGCGTCAGACGGATAGGTACGCAGATTCCTCGGACTCTTTTCTTAGAATGTTTAGTTACAAGGAATTGAAGATTGCAACCAGGAATTTCAAGTCTCAGTTGGGGAGAGGAGGATTCGGTTCAGTGTTCAAAGGATCTCTACCAGACGGTACAATTGTGGCCGTAAAAAGAATGGAGTGTTCACGACAAGATGAGAAGCAATTCCGAGCGGAAATTAGTTCTCTTGGGAACATACATCATATGAATTTGGTAAGGCTTCGGGGATTTTGTGCACAAGGATCGAGACGGCTGTTGGTTCATGATTACATGCCCAACggttctctaaattcttttctgtTCACAAGTCAGTCTAAAAGTAAACGGAGGGTACTCGATTGGAGATCGCGTTAGGCACTGCAAGAGGGTTACATTATCTCCACGAAGAATGCAGAGATTGCATCATTCCCGGCGATGTCAAGCCCGAAAACATTCTGCTGGACAGTAATTTGTCACCCAAGTTAGCGGATTTCGGGCTGGCAAGGCTTGTGGGTAGAGATTTTAGCCGTGTGCTGACCACTACAAGAGGAACGAGAGGGTATTTGGCTCCAGAGTGGATCTTTGGTCTTCCCATCTCTACCAAGGTTGATGTCTACAGTTTTGGTATGACGCTTTTGGAAATTATTTCGGGGGGAAGAAATATAGACTTAAACATGCAAGATTCAAGTTTGATTTACTTTCCCGCATGGGCTGTAACACAAATTCAGCAGGGGAAGACAATTAATGTTGTGGAGAAGGATGTTGTAGAGGCGGCAGACATGGAAGAGGTGAGAAGAGCATGTGTTATAGTGTTGTTATGCATTCAAGAGGACGACGAAGTAAGGCCAAGCATGAGGCAAGTGGTGCAGATGCTAGAAGGGAAGATGGAGCCTCAACCTCCGCAGATTCCAAGCTATGCGTTTATGGACAAGCATGTAGACCAAAGCGACATTGACAGCTATGGAAGTTACAGTCACTCGGTACTGAGTGGTTTGCTAGTGTAGTTATTAGTTATTTAttgtattgcttctcacttggtatGGTATTAGAGTATTATATGATTTGTGTTATTGGAAGAATTTGTGA
It includes:
- the LOC131868838 gene encoding G-type lectin S-receptor-like serine/threonine-protein kinase At2g19130, whose translation is MEKREKSWKTLFFALTVFSQLKSYGAAIDAGDTLSLGASLTGTQTIISQNGTFELGFFSPNGSNWYIGIWETPARNRSGVLKLSREGNLVLFDAEGASIRSVNTTKKASRAVIIDSGNFLMLKDDNKYETVWQSFDNPVNTWLPGMRFGGQQKLVSWKNPMDPTPGLFSFRADPSGAKQFVLTWNKSIQYWETGTWDGKIFSKLLEMANLDKGVHVRAESRNSGFYTSITLLPEINVLPRFVLTNLGGLQINAIIRGSKWNTFWSQPADACAVYGLCGAYGTCNSNNLHFCSCVEGFAPTDNGAWDSQDWGSSGCVRQSPLNCDAKNGSTDRFVDLNVTLPNDYTSS
- the LOC131868839 gene encoding G-type lectin S-receptor-like serine/threonine-protein kinase At2g19130 → MRNSPPSKSSSNVSIRVGASELPTKRKSTTIVGTVLGIVSALAVALGIFSVFIWRRRQTDRYADSSDSFLRMFSYKELKIATRNFKSQLGRGGFGSVFKGSLPDGTIVAVKRMECSRQDEKQFRAEISSLGNIHHMNLVRLRGFCAQGSRRLLVHDYMPNGSLNSFLFTSQSKSKRRPENILLDSNLSPKLADFGLARLVGRDFSRVLTTTRGTRGYLAPEWIFGLPISTKVDVYSFGMTLLEIISGGRNIDLNMQDSSLIYFPAWAVTQIQQGKTINVVEKDVVEAADMEEVRRACVIVLLCIQEDDEVRPSMRQVVQMLEGKMEPQPPQIPSYAFMDKHVDQSDIDSYGSYSHS